The proteins below come from a single Rosa rugosa chromosome 2, drRosRugo1.1, whole genome shotgun sequence genomic window:
- the LOC133731035 gene encoding NAC domain-containing protein JA2-like, producing the protein MAVHDDPPPGYRFRPDTEQLLVHYLRPILDGEDFPQGLVPFCDLYGEQEPWQIWDAFKELSEKDQGRTDLYFITQHKTKTPKGKRKSRTVGGGTWKGDDAAGKVLSASRRVIGRRKRFHYKNDGSTQNGRWLMHEFELDASLLRNKRKAKEYVLCILRKNNRSVKKNSEGQEGQEEDEIMSCDGGDDQQDGDLPEPEFVEEETSTTQKPDELRKYAMEFEVYLKTQTADQAVKKKDHKDSHKMSLEDIENHLMSDD; encoded by the coding sequence ATGGCAGTTCACGATGATCCTCCTCCGGGCTACAGGTTTAGGCCTGACACAGAACAACTACTTGTTCATTATCTTCGTCCCATACTCGACGGAGAAGACTTTCCCCAAGGGCTTGTCCCTTTCTGCGATCTCTACGGAGAACAAGAACCATGGCAGATATGGGATGCTTTCAAAGAATTATCTGAGAAAGACCAAGGAAGAACAGACCTGTACTTCATTACCCAACACAAGACGAAGACCCCAAAGGGCAAGCGCAAAAGCCGAACAGTCGGTGGCGGCACCTGGAAAGGCGATGACGCCGCAGGGAAAGTACTTTCGGCTTCTCGAAGGGTTATTGGCAGGAGAAAAAGATTCCATTACAAGAACGATGGCTCGACGCAAAACGGTCGCTGGCTCATGCACGAGTTTGAACTTGATGCTTCTTTACTGCGAAACAAACGTAAAGCGAAGGAATATGTTCTTTGTATTCTTAGAAAGAATAATAGGTCGGTGAAAAAGAATTCAGAAGGACAAGAGGgtcaagaagaagatgagatcatgagTTGCGACGGTGGTGATGATCAACAAGATGGAGACCTTCCTGAACCTGAGTTCGTTGAAGAAGAGACCAGTACTACTCAAAAACCAGACGAACTTCGAAAATATGCGATGGAGTTTGAGGTATACCTAAAGACACAGACTGCTGACCAGGCTGTGAAAAAGAAAGATCATAAAGATTCACATAAAATGAGCTTAGAAGATATAGAGAACCACCTGATGAGTGATGACTGA